Proteins co-encoded in one Rhopalosiphum maidis isolate BTI-1 chromosome 2, ASM367621v3, whole genome shotgun sequence genomic window:
- the LOC113551703 gene encoding histone chaperone asf1: MAKVQLSNVVVLDNPSPFLNPFQFELTFECIEDLNEDLEWKMIYVGSAESEEHDQILDTIYVGPVPEGRHMFVFEANPPDVSKIPVEDAVGVTVVLLTCCYRNQEFVRVGYFINNEYTDPELQENPPATPQFDKMTRNILGTEPRVTRFKINWDDSEQPTTSNGIQTTCHENEDSNLQEMDEEVSSLLSSHADNSLSQSPMEVL, translated from the exons atggCTAAAGTACAACTGTCAAATGTGGTTGTCTTAGACAATCCGTCTCCATTTTTAAACCCTTTTCAATTTGAACTTACATTTGAGTGTATTGAAGATTTAAATgaag atttgGAATGGAAAATGATTTATGTTGGATCTGCTGAAAGCGAAGAACATGATCAAATATTAGATACTATTTATGTTGGTCCCGTTCCCGAAGGAAGACATATGTTTGTTTTTgag gcaAATCCTCCAGATGTTTCTAAAATTCCTGTAGAAGATGCTGTTGGTGTAACTGTTGTACTATTAACTTGTTGTTATCGTAATCAAGAGTTTGTTAGAGTTGGATATTTCATTAACAATGAATATACAGATCCAGAGCTGCAAGAAAATCCTCCAGCTACACCTCAATTTGAtaag ATGACAAGAAATATACTGGGTACTGAACCTAGAGTAACGAGGTTTAAGATTAATTGGGACGACTCTGAACAACCTACTACTAGTAATGGAATACAAACTACCTGTCACGAAAATGAAGATTCAAATCTACAAGAAATGGATGAAGAAGTGTCTTCTTTATTATCTTCCCATGCAGACAATAGCCTTAGTCAAAGTCCAATGGAAGTATTGTAA